A genomic segment from Polyangium mundeleinium encodes:
- the mxcG gene encoding myxochelin non-ribosomal peptide synthetase MxcG, with protein sequence MPEPSNARWPLSAAQHGIWLGQELDPTLPIYNAGECIEIGGPVDPAVFEASLRQAVTEAEALHMRLFVAEDGPRQLLAPSLDWPLHRIDVACEADPWTLVDAWMRADLGTTVDLRRGPLFTEALFTAGPDRTYWYQRAHHIALDGFGFSLIARRVAELYTARIEGRTNTGAPFGSLLRVVEEDLGYRASPAYERDRAFWMQRFADRPAPVSLGVRSAMASRSALRNTTSLSPATMERMQAVARSTSASWPDVIVAALAAYTHAMTGAPELVLGLPVMGRLGSVSLRIPSMVMNIVPLRVPVAKGTSLSALVKTVADEMRAIRPHLRYRYEQLRRDLKLIGGARRLFGPVVNIMPFDYDLRFAGHRAIAHNISAGPVEDIAMNVYARSDGRGPRLDFDANPDCYTAEELAAHQRRFLHFLEAALSTPAQPIAEFTIHGAAAPSSSTADSRPGEILDGGPLNAPPRDIVEQILEHALAEPAAVALEHEGRRMTYGELVLAARRLSARLVALGAGPGTLVALMLPRSMEAITAILATLFSGAGYLPLDPKGPSSRTAAILADASPAVLVTNAEYAEQAKQATTAPIVRADEEIPSDLPEAPIRGGAEHPAYVIYTSGSTGRPKGVVISRAALSHFVAGATTGYGFRRDDRVLQFAPLQFDASVEEIFGSLCLGATLVLRTEAMLQSVLRLLDACAEHAITVLDLPTAFWHEVAYSLSTGAASLPPSVRIVIIGGEAALPEHVARFRRAVGPTVQLFNTYGPTEATVVATFATLSGGESAAGSDEEVPIGTPLPGVRAAVLDADGRLVARGAVGELYLMGGGLATGYLGQPELTAARFPTLEHLPDPPRAYRTGDLVRQNENGQLVFVGRVDEELKISGHRVDPGEIETVLLRFPGVREVAVVGSVLPGGIKRLTAHIVADAPLPSPAALRQHAQSALASASVPSAFLFTDRLPRTSTGKIDRAALRDAGATRTAASDVPTTDLEKIVMGVWEQILGVCDLSVEDDFFERGGQSLQTIQVATRLGITLGREIPVAMVFRHPTIAELSRALEQAGGITKASAGLTDAMLADAVLPEDIVPPSLARATVLSSTRQVVLTGATGFVGVHLLHALLQRTAARVVCLVRAADETQAADRLRTALEKQHLPTAHFEDRVVAVPADLALPRLGLGEETWNRLATESDAIYHDAAIVSLVRDYRSMRAVNVLGTHEVLRLAATARPKPVHHVSTLAVAPSIAKNPEVHEAFVPAHPELSDGYKQSKWIAERLAEQAGERGLPVAVYRLGRVVGAPETGIVNEQDLVFRLLLAGIPKATLPDLDVSETWTPVDYVARAIVELSLTGPSRAAVYNLAPAPDVRLKDVFRWVREYGYVVETCSVPAFRARLESGAGAAESATLAFFDLQADPGEQPQAFGLGRVRSDNVLRGLSGSGIDCPAIDRSLVFRYLDHCVETGKLPRPSSRREGRA encoded by the coding sequence ATGCCTGAGCCCTCGAATGCGCGCTGGCCTCTCTCGGCAGCGCAGCACGGCATCTGGTTGGGCCAGGAGCTCGACCCGACGCTCCCGATCTACAACGCCGGCGAATGCATCGAGATTGGCGGACCCGTGGATCCGGCCGTCTTCGAGGCCTCCCTGCGGCAGGCGGTCACGGAGGCCGAGGCGCTGCACATGCGCCTTTTCGTGGCCGAGGACGGACCCCGACAGCTCCTTGCGCCTTCCCTGGATTGGCCCCTGCACCGGATCGACGTCGCTTGCGAGGCCGATCCGTGGACTCTCGTGGACGCATGGATGCGGGCGGACCTCGGAACGACCGTGGATCTCCGCCGCGGGCCGCTCTTCACGGAGGCCCTTTTCACCGCCGGCCCGGACCGCACCTACTGGTACCAGCGGGCCCACCACATCGCGCTCGACGGTTTTGGATTCTCGCTCATCGCGCGGCGCGTGGCGGAGCTTTATACCGCCCGGATCGAAGGCCGCACCAATACCGGTGCGCCGTTCGGCTCGCTCCTGCGGGTCGTCGAGGAAGACCTCGGCTACCGCGCCTCCCCCGCCTACGAGCGCGACCGCGCCTTCTGGATGCAGCGGTTCGCCGATCGCCCCGCGCCGGTCAGCCTCGGCGTTCGTTCCGCCATGGCTTCGCGCAGCGCATTGCGAAACACCACTTCGCTCTCCCCCGCCACGATGGAGCGAATGCAGGCGGTGGCGCGCAGCACGAGCGCGAGCTGGCCCGACGTGATCGTCGCCGCACTAGCGGCCTATACCCATGCCATGACCGGCGCGCCGGAGCTCGTCCTCGGCCTCCCCGTCATGGGCCGCCTGGGCTCCGTCTCCCTGCGTATCCCGAGCATGGTGATGAACATCGTGCCGCTGCGCGTCCCTGTCGCGAAAGGAACGAGCCTGTCTGCGCTCGTCAAGACGGTCGCCGACGAGATGCGCGCGATCCGGCCCCATCTGCGCTACCGCTACGAGCAGCTTCGCCGGGACCTCAAGCTGATCGGCGGGGCTCGACGGTTGTTCGGACCGGTCGTGAACATCATGCCGTTCGATTACGACCTGCGCTTCGCCGGCCACCGCGCCATCGCGCACAACATCTCCGCCGGGCCGGTCGAAGACATCGCGATGAACGTGTACGCGCGGTCGGACGGGCGCGGGCCCCGCCTCGATTTCGACGCCAATCCGGATTGTTACACCGCCGAAGAGCTTGCGGCGCATCAGCGTCGATTCCTGCATTTCCTCGAAGCGGCCTTGTCCACTCCCGCGCAGCCGATCGCCGAATTCACGATCCACGGAGCCGCGGCGCCTTCGTCCTCCACGGCAGATTCGCGCCCCGGCGAGATCCTCGACGGCGGGCCGCTGAACGCCCCGCCGCGTGACATCGTCGAGCAAATCCTCGAACACGCGCTCGCCGAGCCCGCCGCCGTGGCCCTTGAACACGAAGGGCGGCGAATGACGTATGGCGAGCTCGTTCTCGCGGCCCGTCGGCTCTCGGCTCGCCTCGTGGCGCTCGGCGCCGGACCGGGCACGCTCGTCGCCTTGATGCTTCCCCGCAGCATGGAGGCCATCACAGCCATTCTCGCCACGTTGTTCTCCGGCGCGGGATACCTGCCACTCGATCCCAAAGGGCCGAGCAGCAGGACGGCGGCCATCCTCGCCGACGCCAGCCCCGCGGTGCTCGTCACGAATGCGGAATACGCCGAGCAAGCAAAGCAGGCGACGACGGCTCCGATCGTGCGGGCGGACGAGGAGATCCCCTCCGACCTGCCCGAGGCGCCGATTCGTGGAGGGGCCGAGCATCCGGCGTACGTGATTTACACCTCCGGCTCGACCGGCCGGCCGAAGGGCGTCGTGATCAGCCGCGCGGCCCTCTCGCATTTCGTGGCCGGCGCGACGACCGGGTATGGGTTTCGCCGCGACGATCGGGTGCTTCAATTCGCGCCGCTGCAATTCGACGCGAGCGTCGAGGAAATCTTCGGGAGCTTGTGCCTGGGCGCCACGCTGGTCTTGCGCACGGAAGCGATGTTGCAATCGGTCCTCCGGCTGCTCGACGCTTGCGCCGAGCACGCCATTACCGTGCTCGACCTGCCCACGGCCTTCTGGCACGAGGTCGCCTACAGCCTCTCGACCGGCGCGGCGTCCCTTCCCCCCAGCGTCCGCATCGTCATCATCGGCGGGGAAGCTGCGCTCCCGGAGCACGTCGCGCGTTTTCGTCGCGCCGTCGGCCCCACGGTCCAGTTGTTCAATACGTATGGCCCCACGGAAGCGACCGTCGTGGCCACGTTCGCCACGCTGTCCGGCGGAGAATCTGCGGCCGGGAGCGACGAGGAAGTCCCGATCGGCACCCCATTGCCCGGCGTCCGCGCGGCCGTCCTCGACGCGGATGGAAGGCTCGTCGCGCGAGGCGCCGTGGGGGAGCTGTATCTGATGGGCGGAGGGCTGGCCACGGGGTATCTCGGGCAGCCGGAGCTCACCGCCGCGCGATTCCCGACCCTCGAACACCTGCCCGATCCGCCGCGCGCTTACCGCACCGGGGACCTCGTCCGGCAAAATGAGAACGGCCAGCTCGTGTTCGTCGGCCGCGTCGACGAGGAGCTCAAGATCAGCGGGCACCGCGTCGATCCAGGCGAAATCGAGACCGTCTTGCTTCGTTTCCCCGGCGTGCGCGAGGTCGCGGTGGTCGGATCCGTCCTGCCCGGGGGCATCAAGCGCCTGACCGCGCACATCGTGGCCGATGCTCCCCTGCCCTCCCCGGCCGCGCTCCGCCAGCACGCGCAATCGGCGTTGGCCTCCGCCTCCGTTCCTTCGGCATTCCTCTTCACGGATCGATTGCCGCGGACCAGCACGGGCAAAATCGACCGAGCCGCGCTGCGAGACGCGGGCGCCACCCGCACCGCCGCGTCGGACGTCCCGACGACGGACCTCGAAAAGATCGTGATGGGCGTATGGGAGCAAATCCTCGGGGTTTGCGACCTCTCCGTGGAAGATGATTTCTTCGAGCGCGGCGGACAGTCCCTGCAAACCATTCAGGTCGCCACGCGCCTCGGCATCACGCTCGGGCGCGAGATCCCCGTCGCGATGGTGTTTCGACACCCGACGATCGCGGAGCTCTCGCGCGCCCTCGAGCAAGCCGGAGGCATCACGAAGGCCTCCGCGGGGCTCACGGATGCCATGCTCGCCGACGCCGTCCTCCCGGAGGACATCGTCCCTCCCTCGCTCGCGCGCGCGACCGTGCTTTCGTCGACCCGCCAGGTCGTATTGACGGGCGCGACAGGGTTCGTCGGGGTGCACCTCTTGCATGCGCTCTTGCAGCGGACCGCAGCCCGCGTGGTTTGTCTCGTGCGCGCCGCGGACGAGACACAAGCGGCGGATCGGCTCCGCACCGCCTTGGAAAAACAACACCTGCCGACGGCGCATTTCGAGGATCGGGTCGTGGCCGTGCCCGCGGATCTCGCCTTGCCCCGCCTCGGGCTCGGAGAGGAGACGTGGAATCGCCTGGCCACGGAGTCCGACGCGATCTACCACGACGCCGCGATCGTCAGCCTCGTTCGTGATTATCGCAGCATGCGCGCGGTGAACGTCCTCGGGACCCACGAGGTCTTGCGCCTCGCCGCGACGGCGCGCCCCAAGCCCGTGCACCACGTCTCGACGCTGGCCGTGGCACCGTCGATCGCGAAAAACCCCGAGGTCCACGAGGCGTTCGTCCCGGCACATCCAGAGCTGAGCGACGGCTACAAGCAGAGCAAATGGATCGCCGAGCGCCTCGCAGAACAAGCGGGCGAGCGCGGATTGCCGGTCGCCGTGTATCGCCTCGGCCGCGTCGTCGGCGCTCCCGAAACGGGGATCGTCAACGAGCAGGATCTCGTCTTCCGCCTCCTCCTCGCCGGCATCCCCAAGGCGACCTTGCCCGACCTCGACGTCTCCGAGACGTGGACCCCCGTCGATTATGTGGCACGCGCGATCGTGGAGCTCTCCCTCACCGGGCCATCGCGCGCCGCGGTGTACAACCTGGCCCCCGCGCCCGACGTCCGGTTGAAGGACGTGTTCCGCTGGGTTCGCGAGTATGGGTATGTTGTCGAGACCTGCTCCGTCCCGGCCTTCCGCGCTCGCCTGGAGAGCGGCGCCGGCGCCGCCGAAAGCGCCACGCTCGCCTTCTTCGATCTCCAGGCAGATCCCGGAGAGCAGCCACAAGCCTTCGGCCTGGGGCGCGTGCGGAGTGACAACGTGCTTCGTGGCCTGTCCGGCAGCGGAATCGATTGCCCCGCCATCGATCGTTCGCTCGTGTTTCGTTACCTGGATCATTGCGTCGAGACCGGCAAACTGCCGCGCCCGTCGAGCCGGCGAGAGGGCCGCGCCTGA
- a CDS encoding DUF4215 domain-containing protein, with the protein MIRKLIFATFGCTMALLAGCADDVPPSPGSGGSGGSGGSGGAGGQGGGGGCITLDVSRTQIYRFTDAYFSVQANVSPTADDAYQTLAVLEIYDEWITPGLPPLVPGSFDLAAAPNDHFGSCQHCVTVITPDSTEIPTRTYFQTSGKIELTKLDPDDRSIAAGKITDVTLSEVARKEDGTWEAVPGGGCFVIPSWSFDTTPVDGIPCEKAEDCGNTTRQVCSPKTSTCAPYECLFTFDVMCPEGEQCMAQVPAENSIGACYKACTPFASGACPTGEECIATDPVQYYGVCRPTGNGAPGEACSEPDISTGCEVGSLCAGVPAACEKTCSYLTADPGCPEGRVCGMSNVCLAPESGDPAPIDGACQPSWVPYRGCASDGEAFRGICLSLYPEEPIEHCERICRTDLNECPAGEYCASMFSNPNVGLCWTIPVCGDGVLDPLNEICDDGNTTSGDGCSGDCNNAEFDVLCKVAEPLTLDVDIQSTTAGAPTGYGGSCELYIVVPSKTFTFDVPGPGRLSLSLTSAEDLDLLVLGDCADPSGSELACKSTANTPEELDFDFATTPSGPVMIVVRGNTMKDEGPFTLRAAFTPAVCGDGVAVGPEACDDGNTVQGEGFCSADCLSPDWPTTCGGLATLSTSSPNVGDTTSAPNLNNANESCTYVTGGEVMYRYVAPKDGTLTLHIDETNANYALYVIDGCAAATEGTLLGCSNWGWPPNSVEDVAVPLVAGHEVTVVVDTIPPSKGGPFSLQASFQ; encoded by the coding sequence ATGATTCGCAAGCTTATTTTCGCCACGTTCGGCTGTACGATGGCGCTCCTCGCGGGTTGCGCCGACGACGTGCCCCCCTCACCGGGCTCCGGCGGCTCCGGCGGCTCCGGCGGCTCGGGCGGCGCCGGCGGACAGGGCGGAGGCGGCGGCTGCATCACGCTCGACGTCTCGCGCACGCAGATCTACCGCTTCACCGACGCCTACTTCTCCGTCCAGGCGAACGTCTCGCCCACGGCCGACGACGCGTACCAGACGCTCGCCGTCCTCGAGATCTACGACGAGTGGATCACCCCGGGGCTGCCTCCGCTCGTGCCGGGAAGCTTCGATCTCGCGGCGGCGCCGAACGACCACTTCGGCAGCTGCCAGCACTGCGTCACGGTGATCACGCCGGACTCCACCGAGATCCCGACGCGCACGTATTTCCAGACGAGCGGCAAGATCGAGCTCACGAAGCTTGATCCCGACGATCGCAGCATCGCGGCCGGTAAAATCACCGACGTCACGCTCTCCGAGGTCGCACGCAAGGAAGACGGGACGTGGGAAGCCGTGCCGGGCGGCGGCTGCTTCGTGATCCCCTCCTGGTCGTTCGACACGACGCCCGTCGACGGCATCCCCTGCGAGAAAGCCGAGGACTGCGGCAACACCACGCGCCAGGTCTGCTCGCCCAAGACGAGCACATGCGCGCCGTACGAGTGCCTCTTCACGTTCGACGTCATGTGCCCCGAGGGCGAGCAGTGCATGGCGCAGGTGCCCGCCGAGAACTCGATCGGGGCTTGTTACAAGGCGTGCACGCCCTTCGCCTCGGGCGCCTGCCCCACCGGCGAAGAGTGCATCGCGACCGACCCGGTGCAGTACTACGGCGTCTGCCGGCCGACGGGCAACGGCGCGCCCGGCGAGGCGTGCAGCGAGCCCGACATCTCGACGGGCTGCGAGGTCGGCAGCCTGTGCGCGGGCGTGCCCGCCGCGTGCGAGAAGACCTGCTCGTACCTCACGGCCGACCCCGGCTGCCCCGAAGGCCGCGTCTGCGGCATGTCGAACGTCTGCCTCGCGCCCGAGAGCGGCGATCCGGCGCCCATCGACGGCGCGTGCCAGCCGAGCTGGGTGCCGTATCGCGGTTGCGCCTCCGACGGTGAGGCGTTCCGCGGCATCTGCCTGAGCCTCTACCCCGAAGAGCCGATCGAGCATTGCGAGCGCATCTGCCGCACGGACCTCAATGAATGCCCCGCGGGCGAGTACTGCGCGAGCATGTTCTCGAACCCGAACGTCGGCCTCTGCTGGACGATCCCCGTCTGCGGCGACGGCGTGCTCGACCCGCTCAACGAGATCTGCGACGACGGCAACACCACGTCGGGGGATGGCTGCTCGGGCGACTGCAACAACGCCGAGTTCGACGTCCTCTGCAAGGTCGCCGAGCCGCTCACGCTCGACGTCGACATCCAGAGCACGACGGCAGGCGCGCCCACGGGTTACGGCGGGAGCTGCGAGCTCTACATCGTCGTGCCCTCGAAGACGTTCACCTTCGACGTGCCGGGACCGGGCCGGCTCTCGCTCAGCCTCACGTCGGCGGAGGACCTCGACCTGCTCGTGCTCGGCGACTGCGCCGATCCGAGCGGCAGCGAGCTCGCTTGCAAGAGCACCGCGAACACCCCCGAGGAGCTCGACTTCGACTTCGCAACGACGCCGAGCGGCCCCGTGATGATCGTCGTGCGTGGCAACACGATGAAGGACGAAGGGCCCTTCACGTTGCGAGCGGCGTTCACGCCGGCGGTCTGCGGCGACGGCGTCGCGGTCGGCCCCGAGGCTTGCGACGACGGCAACACGGTGCAGGGCGAAGGCTTCTGCTCGGCCGATTGCCTCAGCCCTGACTGGCCCACGACCTGCGGAGGCCTCGCGACGCTCTCCACGTCGTCGCCCAACGTCGGCGACACGACGAGCGCGCCGAACCTCAACAACGCCAACGAGTCCTGCACTTACGTCACCGGCGGCGAGGTCATGTACCGCTACGTCGCGCCGAAGGACGGGACGCTGACGCTGCACATCGACGAGACGAACGCGAACTACGCCCTCTACGTGATCGACGGCTGCGCGGCGGCGACCGAGGGCACGCTCCTCGGGTGCTCGAACTGGGGCTGGCCCCCGAACAGCGTCGAGGATGTCGCGGTGCCTCTCGTCGCGGGGCACGAGGTGACCGTCGTCGTCGACACGATTCCGCCGAGCAAGGGCGGTCCGTTCAGCCTCCAGGCGAGCTTCCAGTAA
- a CDS encoding ATP-binding protein — MPPRPGKTQSPRDGGPSRFVGREHALQKIADAFTRGRLVELIGPPGVGKTRLATEFARRTPPLSALRFCDLTEAASLSAFLFQVARCLGVPVPLDISPDELARRVREQVLAEDALLLVLDNFEQLPASADAALAAWFERPGARVLVTSRRRLAGAPATTISLAPLSTERRPGEPWSEAAELLVTRAAAFVRDAFDPQEDRATLEELARELDGLPLALELAASRFRMLAPKQVLARLSQRFRMLRRPDGTITRANLRESIEMSFVMLAPPEQDAFLASSVFRGGFSLDAADAVLGEEGESWPLDLLESLLDQSMLTVDQDPNERRYDLLICIREFAESELARREGGAARAAERHARYYVGLGERLVGSADAGARRALERERENLATIVHRRGLLGADLTLRAALVLAAPASGLPYITVEELLGGALGDDDAEGAPPLLVGRALLSRGTVRRFLGRMPESTADLDRARAIGESTGDRALLAESFAGLGNTLAGLGDWGRARAFFERALEACAEPKLRPRLLAMLANSFGGTDEYDRSIPLFRQCITESDRAGDESTSGTSRLALGVILLAAGDFDEAERLLGDALEALTRIGSPHWEGISLSYLARCKQERGDLTGALTLYSDAVARLDAAGVRRAQAVALYQFATALIEAGELSAAAKHLRAALPLARENCGEYEGVVLAAQGVVAARRGATGDAATLYRRAEASLSAYPKPMFLAAVRVLLGEDPPAAFATCSEVRLALRLRSPVPAPHTTPPLLLARDGSWFRAPGSDASIPLERRKAIRGVLRALARHREERPGEAASVAALVEAGWPGERILTSAAAERVYAAVATLRRLGLQGVIQQKAGGYLLSPEYPVVLS, encoded by the coding sequence ATGCCGCCGCGGCCCGGCAAGACGCAATCACCTCGGGACGGAGGCCCCAGCCGATTCGTCGGACGCGAGCACGCGCTTCAAAAAATCGCGGATGCGTTCACGCGCGGGCGCCTCGTCGAGCTCATCGGGCCGCCGGGCGTCGGCAAGACACGGCTCGCCACGGAGTTCGCGCGGCGGACGCCGCCCCTCTCCGCGCTTCGGTTCTGCGACCTGACGGAAGCCGCCTCGCTCAGCGCGTTCCTGTTCCAGGTGGCGCGTTGCCTCGGCGTGCCCGTGCCGCTCGACATCTCCCCGGATGAGCTCGCGCGGCGCGTGCGCGAGCAGGTCTTGGCGGAGGACGCCCTGCTGCTCGTACTCGACAACTTCGAGCAGCTCCCCGCGTCGGCCGACGCGGCGCTCGCGGCGTGGTTCGAACGCCCGGGGGCGCGCGTGCTCGTCACATCGAGGCGGCGCCTCGCCGGTGCGCCCGCGACGACGATCAGCCTCGCGCCGCTTTCGACCGAGCGGCGCCCGGGCGAGCCCTGGTCCGAAGCGGCGGAGCTGCTCGTGACGCGCGCTGCTGCCTTCGTGCGCGATGCGTTCGATCCGCAGGAGGATCGCGCGACCCTCGAAGAGCTCGCCCGCGAGCTCGATGGCCTGCCCCTCGCGCTCGAGCTCGCAGCGTCGCGCTTCCGCATGCTCGCGCCCAAGCAAGTGCTCGCGCGCCTCTCGCAGCGCTTCCGCATGCTCCGGCGGCCCGACGGGACGATCACCCGGGCGAACCTCCGCGAGAGCATCGAGATGTCGTTCGTGATGCTCGCACCACCGGAGCAGGACGCGTTCCTCGCAAGCTCCGTGTTCCGCGGCGGTTTTTCGCTCGACGCCGCCGACGCCGTGCTCGGCGAGGAAGGCGAATCGTGGCCGCTCGATCTGCTCGAATCGCTGCTCGACCAGTCGATGCTGACGGTCGATCAGGATCCGAACGAGCGCCGCTACGACCTTCTGATCTGCATCCGCGAGTTCGCCGAGAGCGAGCTCGCGCGCCGGGAAGGCGGAGCGGCGCGCGCGGCCGAGCGGCATGCTCGCTACTACGTGGGCCTTGGCGAGCGGCTCGTCGGTTCTGCCGACGCAGGCGCGCGCCGCGCCCTCGAACGCGAGCGGGAGAACCTGGCCACGATCGTCCATCGGCGAGGGCTGCTGGGTGCCGACCTCACGCTCCGCGCGGCGCTCGTGCTCGCCGCGCCCGCGTCCGGGCTGCCATACATCACCGTCGAGGAGCTGCTCGGCGGCGCGCTGGGCGACGACGACGCCGAAGGTGCGCCGCCTCTCCTCGTGGGGCGCGCGCTCCTTTCGCGCGGGACGGTCCGCCGCTTCCTCGGCCGGATGCCGGAGTCGACGGCCGATCTGGATCGGGCGCGCGCGATCGGCGAGTCGACCGGCGACCGCGCGTTGCTCGCCGAGTCGTTCGCGGGGCTCGGCAACACGCTGGCGGGCCTCGGGGACTGGGGACGCGCGCGCGCCTTTTTCGAGCGCGCGCTCGAAGCGTGCGCCGAGCCGAAACTCCGCCCGCGCTTGCTCGCGATGCTCGCGAACAGCTTCGGCGGGACCGACGAGTACGACCGCTCCATCCCGCTCTTTCGTCAGTGCATCACGGAGTCCGATCGCGCCGGCGACGAGAGCACTTCCGGGACGTCGCGCCTCGCGCTCGGGGTGATCCTGCTCGCCGCGGGCGACTTCGACGAAGCGGAGCGCCTCCTCGGCGATGCGCTCGAAGCCCTCACACGCATCGGCTCGCCGCACTGGGAGGGGATCTCGCTCTCGTACCTCGCGCGCTGCAAGCAAGAGAGGGGCGATCTCACCGGCGCGCTCACGTTGTACTCCGACGCCGTGGCCCGCCTCGACGCCGCGGGGGTGCGGCGCGCCCAGGCCGTCGCCTTGTACCAGTTCGCGACCGCGCTCATCGAAGCGGGCGAGCTCTCCGCCGCCGCAAAGCACCTGCGCGCTGCGTTGCCGCTCGCGCGTGAAAACTGCGGCGAATACGAGGGCGTCGTGCTCGCGGCCCAAGGCGTGGTCGCCGCACGGCGGGGCGCGACGGGCGACGCGGCGACGCTCTACCGGCGCGCCGAAGCTTCGCTCTCCGCCTACCCCAAGCCGATGTTCCTCGCGGCGGTGCGCGTGCTGCTCGGCGAGGATCCGCCCGCCGCGTTCGCAACGTGCTCGGAGGTGCGCCTCGCCCTTCGTCTGCGGAGCCCGGTCCCCGCGCCCCACACCACGCCTCCGCTCCTCCTCGCGCGCGACGGGAGCTGGTTCCGCGCGCCCGGGAGCGATGCATCCATCCCGCTCGAACGACGCAAGGCGATCCGCGGCGTGCTGCGCGCCCTCGCGCGGCATCGGGAGGAGCGCCCGGGCGAGGCCGCCTCGGTCGCGGCGCTCGTCGAGGCGGGATGGCCCGGCGAGCGCATCCTCACCTCCGCGGCCGCCGAACGCGTCTACGCCGCCGTGGCGACGTTGCGCCGCTTGGGCCTGCAGGGCGTGATCCAGCAGAAGGCCGGGGGGTACCTCCTCTCCCCCGAGTACCCGGTCGTCTTGAGCTGA
- a CDS encoding VOC family protein gives MHVRSLDHLVLTVRDMDRTLAFYTEILGMEPITFGAGRKALRFGNQKINLHAADKPIDKNVRHATPGSADLCFLIEGTLDEAIAHLRDKGVPILEGRGRRTGAVAPIESVYVYDPDENLIELAVEVREEISG, from the coding sequence ATGCACGTACGCTCCCTCGATCACCTCGTCCTCACGGTCCGCGACATGGACCGCACCCTTGCCTTCTATACCGAAATCCTCGGCATGGAACCCATCACCTTCGGCGCCGGCCGCAAGGCGCTCCGGTTCGGAAACCAGAAAATCAACCTCCATGCTGCGGACAAGCCCATCGACAAGAACGTACGTCACGCGACCCCGGGCTCGGCCGACCTGTGCTTCTTGATCGAGGGCACGCTGGACGAGGCCATCGCGCACCTGCGGGACAAGGGCGTGCCGATCCTCGAGGGGCGCGGGCGACGCACCGGCGCCGTGGCGCCGATCGAATCGGTGTACGTGTACGATCCGGACGAGAACCTGATCGAGCTCGCCGTCGAGGTGAGGGAGGAGATCTCCGGATGA
- a CDS encoding HutD/Ves family protein: protein MNPARPVQIRHLRPSDYRVMPWKNGLGTTTEIAVEPPGAGLDDFAWRLSIADLAASGPFSTFPGIERILLQTEGAPMELVHEGRGRRRLVLLAPYRFDGAWPTHGELGGTPARDFNVMARRALVRPSAAVHSLARGSIVHLCLAAETQILHVFRGRVAIRVDGSDTATDLLGAETLIVNGQAEIAVAADVDEAVVFVVALDGARS from the coding sequence ATGAACCCTGCGCGCCCCGTGCAGATTCGCCACCTCCGGCCGTCCGATTATCGCGTGATGCCCTGGAAAAACGGCCTCGGCACCACGACCGAGATCGCCGTCGAGCCGCCTGGAGCTGGGCTCGACGATTTTGCCTGGCGATTGAGCATCGCCGATCTGGCGGCCTCGGGGCCGTTCTCCACGTTCCCGGGTATCGAGCGGATCCTCCTCCAGACCGAGGGCGCGCCCATGGAGCTGGTGCACGAGGGGCGAGGCCGGCGGAGGCTCGTGCTTTTGGCCCCCTATCGTTTCGACGGCGCATGGCCGACGCACGGCGAGCTCGGTGGGACGCCCGCGCGTGATTTCAACGTCATGGCGCGACGTGCGCTCGTCCGCCCGAGCGCAGCCGTGCATTCGCTTGCCCGCGGCTCGATCGTCCACCTCTGCCTGGCGGCGGAGACGCAGATCCTTCATGTATTCCGCGGCAGGGTCGCCATTCGTGTCGACGGCTCCGACACGGCCACCGATCTCCTCGGGGCGGAGACGCTGATCGTGAATGGTCAGGCGGAGATCGCGGTCGCCGCCGACGTGGACGAGGCGGTGGTGTTCGTCGTGGCGCTCGACGGCGCCCGTTCTTGA